One Fusarium poae strain DAOMC 252244 chromosome 4, whole genome shotgun sequence DNA window includes the following coding sequences:
- a CDS encoding hypothetical protein (TransMembrane:4 (o82-106i182-207o213-231i243-265o)) produces MTHISETRPLLPSEPAIERSISYQSNHTPYDTRALHPCQSKHEECHVDYSDILRDIIIGFSDGLTVPFALTAGLSSLGSAKVVIIAGLAELFSGMISMGLGAYLAAVTERDAYHSQAEKKEFAVHNRPADERTGVYDVLQKYNVSRTSAAPLVDELCKNPSEWVRFMMDFELKLEEPNVHRAWISAVTMGLSYFIGGLIPMIPYFVMPRVREALLVSIGITVAVLLVFGYVKNYVAIRNHRAGVWGAVQTLVIGMLAAGTSYAIVRGLDSGDV; encoded by the coding sequence ATGACGCACATCTCAGAAACACGTCCTCTCCTCCCCTCAGAGCCAGCCATCGAGCGCTCAATCTCCTATCAAAGCAACCATACTCCCTACGACACTCGTGCTCTACACCCCTGCCAGAGCAAACATGAAGAATGCCATGTCGACTACAGCGACATCCTACGCGACATCATCATTGGCTTCTCCGACGGTCTCACAGTACCCTTTGCCTTGACAGCCGGTCTATCCAGTCTCGGAAGCGCCAAAGTTGTCATTATTGCTGGCCTGGCAGAGCTCTTCTCCGGCATGATCAGCATGGGTCTAGGCGCTTACCTAGCAGCCGTCACAGAGCGCGACGCCTACCATTCACAAGCGGAGAAAAAAGAGTTTGCAGTCCACAACAGACCCGCCGACGAGAGGACGGGTGTGTACGATGTGCTGCAAAAGTACAACGTTTCAAGAACTTCTGCGGCGCCGCTGGTCGACGAGCTGTGCAAGAACCCCAGCGAGTGGGTACGCTTCATGATGGACTTTGAGCTCAAGCTCGAAGAGCCCAATGTGCATCGCGCATGGATTTCTGCTGTAACCATGGGCCTGAGCTACTTCATTGGCGGCCTCATCCCCATGATTCCCTACTTTGTCATGCCCCGCGTTCGCGAAGCGCTATTGGTCTCGATCGGAATCACGGTCGCGGTGTTGTTGGTATTTGGATACGTCAAGAACTACGTTGCCATTCGAAACCATCGCGCAGGAGTTTGGGGAGCGGTGCAAACGCTTGTTATTGGCATGTTGGCGGCGGGCACAAGTTATGCGATCGTGAGGGGGTTAGATTCGGGTGATGTTTAA
- a CDS encoding hypothetical protein (TransMembrane:11 (i75-93o99-118i150-175o181-201i213-233o253-271i292-314o334-358i379-400o412-430i442-465o)), producing MAATSEPTTNLASESEKGNQQPLKLDPSDSNSPPKYEHDTTSGSDSEVPKGETSDEIGNIFEGEDGKSYRTMTRWGTIFALLTNQFGIGALGLPSAFATLGLVPALITLFGSALLAWYTGFELYRFSILHPQCVHIIDLAKVAGGRTWQIIVAIGFLIQVIMFCSSAIVTISIAFNTMTEHAICTVGFMAVAAVISFLLCVPRTVKFISRSGPPTVISLVGAVLIVMISLGFADPVKAPEDWKPTIKAFNNPGFRNIFNAVLKIVFAYAGNHSYVSYMAEMKDPKKDFPFSLTWLIFLTTAFYTMLATGIYCLAGEYTTSPALGSAPHIYAKAAYGVVLPAILTGALANGHVGVKYMFIVCMKQMKATHEITSNSIRSWAAWMICTTIFWIISFILANAIPIFDSIVSIQSATTYAWFSFGMSGVFYIVSRKDIHFKGGKNIAFFALNVSIILFAFFLNGAGLWASLTEMLEIFATGDNVNGTFSCGDNSAL from the coding sequence ATGGCAGCCACATCAGAGCCTACAACAAATCTCGCCAGCGAGTCCGAAAAAGGAAACCAACAACCTCTCAAGTTGGACCCTTCCGACTCAAATTCTCCCCCCAAGTACGAGCACGACACGACTTCCGGTTCAGACAGCGAAGTACCCAAGGGCGAGACAAGCGATGAGATCGGCAACATCTTTGAGGGTGAGGATGGAAAAAGCTACAGAACTATGACCCGCTGGGGTACAATCTTTGCTCTTCTCACCAACCAATTCGGTATTGGCGCCCTCGGTCTTCCCAGTGCCTTTGCAACTCTTGGTCTCGTCCCTGCGCTCATCACTCTCTTCGGTTCTGCCCTCTTGGCCTGGTACACTGGCTTTGAGCTATATCGCTTCTCCATCTTGCACCCTCAGTGCGTGCACATCATTGACCTTGCCAAGGTTGCTGGTGGTCGAACATGGCAAATTATCGTGGCCATTGGATTTCTCATCCAGGTCATCATGTTCTGCTCCTCTGCCATTGTCACCATCTCAATTGCTTTCAACACCATGACTGAGCATGCCATCTGCACCGTCGGCTTTATGGCTGTCGCTGCTGTCATCTCATTCCTCCTCTGCGTGCCTCGTACTGTCAAGTTCATCTCTCGCAGTGGTCCTCCTACCGTCATCAGTCTTGTTGGAGCCGTTCTTATCGTCATGATCAGTCTTGGTTTCGCCGACCCCGTCAAGGCCCCCGAGGATTGGAAACCCACCATCAAGGCTTTCAACAACCCTGGATTCCGCAACATCTTCAACGCTGTTCTCAAGATTGTCTTCGCTTATGCTGGTAACCACTCATACGTGTCGTACATGGCTGAGATGAAGGACCCCAAAAAGGATTTCCCCTTCTCTCTCACCTGGTTGATCTTCCTTACTACCGCTTTCTACACCATGCTCGCCACCGGTATCTACTGTCTCGCCGGCGAGTACACGACCTCTCCTGCTCTCGGATCCGCCCCTCACATCTACGCCAAGGCCGCCTACGGTGTTGTTCTCCCCGCAATCTTGACTGGTGCTCTTGCAAACGGCCACGTCGGTGTCAAGTACATGTTCATTGTCTGCATGAAGCAGATGAAGGCCACTCACGAAATCACCTCCAACAGCATCCGATCTTGGGCGGCCTGGATGATTTGCACCACCATCTTCTGGATCATTTCCTTCATCCTTGCCAATGCCATCCCTATTTTCGACTCCATCGTCTCGATCCAGTCCGCCACCACCTACGCCTGGTTCTCCTTTGGAATGAGTGGTGTCTTTTATATCGTCTCCCGCAAGGACATCCACTTCAAGGGCGGAAAGAACATTGCTTTCTTCGCTCTCAACGTCAGCATCATCCTctttgccttcttcctcaacGGTGCTGGTCTCTGGGCCTCATTGACTGAGATGCTCGAGATTTTCGCTACTGGTGACAATGTCAACGGTACTTTCAGCTGCGGAGACAACTCTGCATTGTAA
- a CDS encoding hypothetical protein (SECRETED:SignalP(1-18)), with product MLSKIFSVSLLLAATVSAAPASKTVRSTPDKTVTFTGVTHSVNAGLGGLRFDPDNVVAEVGDVIEWHFLPANHTVAQSSFGEPCEPLADGTGFFAGFNFATAEGQAPDVFQIVVEDTKPIWYYCAQQKGSHCQMGMVGVINQNFDNQDFSLRRHKELAALTGVSVIPDVQQGGSVIPNPNPNGGF from the coding sequence atGTTGTCCAAGATCTTTTCTGTTTCTCTGCTCCTCGCTGCCACTGTCTCCGCAGCACCCGCCTCGAAGACAGTCCGCTCCACCCCAGACAAGACCGTCACTTTCACAGGCGTAACTCATTCTGTCAACGCCGGTCTCGGTGGTCTTCGCTTCGATCCCGACAATGTCGTCGCTGAGGTCGGCGACGTAATCGAGTGGCACTTCCTCCCCGCCAACCACACCGTCGCCCAGTCCAGCTTCGGCGAGCCCTGTGAGCCTCTCGCCGACGGTACAGGTTTCTTTGCCGGCTTCAACTTTGCCACAGCTGAGGGCCAGGCTCCCGACGTTTTCCAGATTGTTGTGGAGGACACCAAGCCTATCTGGTACTACTGCGCTCAGCAGAAGGGTAGCCACTGCCAGATGGGTATGGTGGGTGTCATCAACCAGAACTTTGACAACCAGGACTTCAGTCTGCGCAGACACAAGGAACTTGCTGCTTTGACTGGTGTTTCAGTCATTCCTGATGTTCAACAGGGTGGAAGCGTTATTcccaaccccaaccccaacgGTGGCTTCTAA